DNA from Solanum stenotomum isolate F172 chromosome 3, ASM1918654v1, whole genome shotgun sequence:
TGCAAAACCCTATTCTTCATCACCTCCACTTCCTATTACCAGATCCCCACAACTATTTCTCgaaaccctaaccctaacccCAATTTCTTCCTCCGTAACCCCTCTATTTCTCCTCGATTCCGTGCTTTCGTCGTCACTACCTCCGGTTTCCGTGATGATGCTCCGAAATTCGGACTTCTTAGGCCATCAGTTTTCTTCCGAAGATCCGACCCGTTTTTAATCCGTGGACCCGACCCGGTTTTCTTTGAACGAGAGGACGCTGTTGAACATGTGGAAGATGGTGAGGAATTGGAGAGCCGATCTTCGTCGATGATGCCGGTGGAATTTTACTCGTCGGTGACGAGCTCAATCCGTGATCGGACCAAGGATATTATGAGGGTTGTTGGAGCTTTGCTTTTCGGTGTCGGTTGTGGTGCGTTAACTGCTGCGACTATGTATTTGATCTGGTCGCTTTTCTGGCCTAATCGCTTCGAGTTTGAGGATTCTGATGATGATTTCGAGGACGGTAATGGTGATTATGATGTTAGCAGTGCTAAGAAGATGGGATACGTGGCGATTCCGACTAAAGTTGTGGATGATGATTTGAAGAAGCCTGCTGCTCCGGCAAAGGAAGTGGTATGAAAGGTGGTCTCTATGTGTAAGTGTTCGGTTAATAGGGGAAAGTTTAATCATTTCCGCTGTTTGTTGAATGCATTTGTTATTGATGCTTCAAAATTTGATGAACAAATGTGATGAATTACTGTGACTTTGCTTTTG
Protein-coding regions in this window:
- the LOC125858575 gene encoding uncharacterized protein LOC125858575 is translated as MASSNFALLLLAFSLLAVSAVGRPCKTLFFITSTSYYQIPTTISRNPNPNPNFFLRNPSISPRFRAFVVTTSGFRDDAPKFGLLRPSVFFRRSDPFLIRGPDPVFFEREDAVEHVEDGEELESRSSSMMPVEFYSSVTSSIRDRTKDIMRVVGALLFGVGCGALTAATMYLIWSLFWPNRFEFEDSDDDFEDGNGDYDVSSAKKMGYVAIPTKVVDDDLKKPAAPAKEVV